In a single window of the Solea solea chromosome 14, fSolSol10.1, whole genome shotgun sequence genome:
- the LOC131472246 gene encoding uncharacterized protein LOC131472246, which yields MWCYQKPGFEALLLAELQRQQQRSQFCDTLLKADGVSVPAHSCVLSAISPHVSTALSSTPAPPAGQSRLLEFHALGSCTLLRMVRLLYSGEMTGEGEQEKQEAISAAANLGIHGLVEVTERDHRGRNDGGGSHHMEVGVQTEPLIMEKNEGRQSTQTEELQVNTASFAHCTASFDTIDVAALQMDSQLVHPDIPYIPISLVYPAENHISQLSSAPAASMQNSAAAGETSVAIMSQPYTTISPSAQNFSTMCDIDPKSWWVAPQTAARDVTDSQEFEQFQDNIPGFINFFLNPVKEDAPCRGRAGRRQRARAKRTRRAGTGERRARRPQAATGGRGRGGLMQTVDVQDVGVSRLQKQFLQRWGSRVSRTGQGGGAVGRRLDLKSREFLKKFESSQKRGRRGKMCEFSESVKALPHNEAGGGKKRSVTQQLKQVSVPFADPQRAEATTSAIPSTPMQIYNMATLSSASLQPSLCPPLLSPAAHYMPPASPLLHTTCLPSPAPLPQVDQPEQIDRLLEEVMMGLDIIPKNNNSAPQCPPPTRSSSCSYASPGNNMSQNRQQGSTTGLPHVADVARGASDSTSAQCEVPVLQQQGEGELNMMLEHFLQSFEQHVDNCRAREAQEMEGESSTEPSRTSSVRKKHSKTKAQTKTSQSALPQNTHCPVSHSQTSVLQQSNQVETTSVHSQTLEASAGSPVPVEHTKKPPEKVKRVYKRKRNDYLFSLERKRTRIKKSTSTSVSKTNMLHDLGDKQLQQMPVVRLERSRSMSVTATLQAHGGQRLEVKTPSSEKYPRRGRSSVKNQPALWSTKTYPLRSRFRDAQITDSLPFLHEPLHKIKQPPSAGRPDSRQTCPMENGTGKLLTPPDVESSIPSIQPERTCDLIKDHRERREADLTVEPQEEAEGATVRGTKRSAEAKRVFTEPMSAESELPSDTRVHGCDSVSEQDATDAEEVIDVETVSLTSAGGGLKSEEQDKNTVKIEINLKGMGEETESSGDEIIDVDGDTDGQTDLEEPADKSRCQNSVVPHFAAPASHPAKEGNVGSKGSWEDKDIDVIGAFSPHPRPEQVILSWMETSRGEDENEDVDDV from the exons ATGTGGTGCTACCAAAAACCAGGGTTCGAGGCCCTCCTCCtcgctgagctgcagagacagcaACAGCGCAGCCAGTTCTGTGACACTCTGCTCAAAGCAGATG GTGTCTCAGTGCCTGCACATAGTTGTGTTCTCTCAGCTATTAGTCCCCATGTGTCCACTGCTTTGTCTTCTACACCggcgccccctgcaggacaGAGCCGCCTCCTGGAGTTTCATGCTCTTGGTTCCTGCACCCTGCTCCGCATGGTCAGACTGCTCTACTCCGGAGAGATGACAGGGGAGGGAGAGCAGGAGAAGCAAGAAGCTATTTCTGCTGCGGCCAATCTGGGCATCCATGGACTGGTGGAGGTCACAGAAAGAGACCATAGAGGCAGaaatgatggaggaggaagccATCATATGGAGGTGGGAGTTCAGACAGAACCTCTGATTATGGAGAAGAATGAGGGGAGgcagagcacacaaacagaggagCTGCAGGTTAACACAGCTTCGTTTGCTCACTGCACAGCTTCCTTTGACACCATTGACGTGGCTGCTCTCCAGATGGACTCCCAACTTGTTCACCCTGACATTCCATATATTCCCATATCCCTTGTCTACCCAGCAGAAAACCACATCAGCCAACTGTCCTCTGCTCCTGCAGCATCAATGCAAaactctgcagcagctggagaaaCATCTGTTGCTATCATGTCACAGCCTTACACCACCATCTCTCCATCTGCCCAGAACTTCTCCACCATGTGTGATATAGATCCTAAGAGCTGGTGGGTTGCTCCTCAAACAGCAGCCAGAGATGTCACAGACAGTCAAGAATTTGAGCAGTTTCAAGACAACATCCCAGGTTTCATCAACTTCTTCCTGAACCCAGTAAAGGAGGACGCCCCCTGCAGAGGGCGAGCAGGGCGGCGGCAGAGGGCAAGAGCGAAAAGAACCAGGAGAGCTGGGACTGGTGAGAGACGAGCGAGGAGACCACAAGCAGCaacaggagggagggggagaggagggttAATGCAGACAGTGGATGTTCAGGATGTGGGGGTGAGCAGGCTGCAGAAGCAGTTCTTGCAGAGGTGGGGGAGTAGAGTGTCCAGGACAGGTCAAGGTGGAGGAGCTGTCGGCAGGAGGTTAGACCTGAAGTCACGGGAATTTCTGAAGAAGTTTGAAAGCAGCCAAAAGAGAGGGAGGCGCGGCAAAATGTGTGAGTTCAGCGAAAGTGTAAAAGCACTGCCACATaatgaagcaggaggaggaaagaagaggagcGTGACACAGCAGTTGAAACAG GTCAGTGTACCTTTTGCAGACCCTCAAAGGGCAGAGGCAACAACATCAGCCATTCCTTCCACACCCATGCAAATATACAACATGGCTACTTTGTCCAGCGCCTCCCTGCAGCCTTCTCTGTGTCCTCCGTTGCTGTCACCTGCAGCCCACTACATGCCTCCAGCATCGCCCCTCCTCCACACCACCTGCCTCCCTTCTCCGGCCCCACTACCCCAAGTAGACCAGCCGGAGCAAATTGATCGTCTTTTGGAGGAAGTGATGATGGGACTTGATATTataccaaaaaacaacaacagtgctcCTCAGTGTCCTCCTCCAACCAGAAGCAGCAGTTGTTCATATGCCTCCCCTGGCAATAATATGTCCCAGAACAGACAACAAGGCTCTACCACTGGTCTCCCACATGTTGCTGATGTAGCAAGAGGAGCCAGTGATTCTACGTCTGCACAGTGTGAGGTACctgtcctgcagcagcagggagagggagagctgAACATGATGCTGGAACACTTCCTCCAGTCCTTTGAGCAACATGTAGACAACTGTCGTGCCAGGGAAGCACAAGAGATGGAGGGTGAGAGCTCCACAGAGCCAAGCAGGACTTCCTCTGTCCggaaaaaacacagcaaaaccaAGGCCCAGACCAAAACCTCTCAATCTGCTCTTCCACAGAACACACACTGTCCTGTCAGTCACTCTCAAACATCTGTACTGCAACAGAGCAATCAAGTTGAAACAACATCAGTCCACTCACAGACCCTCGAGGCCTCAGCTGGCAGCCCTGTTCCTGTCGAACATACTAAGAAACCTCCAGAGAAAGTCAAACGTGTTtacaagagaaaaagaaacgACTATTTGTTCTCATTAGAGAGAAAAAGGACACGGATTAAGAAGTCAACATCAACAAGTGTCTCAAAGACCAACATGCTCCACGACCTGGGAGACAAGCAGCTCCAGCAGATGCCTGTGGTGAGACTGGAGAGGAGCAGATCAATGTCAGTCACAGCCACACTGCAGGCTCATGGCGGACAAAGACTGGAAGTGAAG ACTCCTTCATCAGAAAAATACCCGCGCCGTGGCCGCTCGTCTGTGAAGAATCAGCCAGCACTGTGGTCCACAAAGACCTACCCGCTCAGGAGTCGATTCAGGGATGCACAAATCACA GATAGTCTGCCCTTTCTTCATGAGCCACttcacaaaatcaaacaaccaCCCTCAGCAGGTCGACCAGATTCCAGGCAAACCTGTCCCATGGAAAATGGGACAGGCAAACTTCTCACCCCCCCTGATGTTGAGAGCTCAATACCATCAATCCAGCCTGAAAGGACCTGTGATCTAATAAAGGATCATCGAGAGAGACGTGAGGCTGATTTGACTGTGGAGCcacaggaagaggcagaggGAGCTACGGTGAGGGGAACAAAGAGGAGTGCTGAGGCCAAAAGAGTTTTCACCGAGCCAATGTCAGCCGAGTCAGAGTTACCCTCTGACACACGAGTCCACGGCTGTGACTCTGTTTCTGAACAAGACGCCACAGATGCAGAGGAAGTGATTGATGTGGAAACTGTTTCCCTGACCAGTGCGGGGGGaggtttaaaaagtgaagaacaaGATAAAAATACGGTGAAGATAGAAATCAATCTCAAAGGAATGGGGGAAGAGACGGAGAGCAGCGGCGATGAGATAATCGACGTGGACGGGGACACTGACGGACAGACCGACCTGGAGGAACCGGCAGACAAAAGCCGCTGCCAGAACAGCGTCGTACCACACTTTGCTGCACCTGCTTCACACCCAGCAAAGGAGGGCAATGTGGGGTCTAAGGGGAGCTGGGAGGACAAGGACATCGATGTGATTGGAGCTTTCAGCCCCCATCCTCGTCCTGAACAGGTGATCCTCAGCTGGATGGAGACTTCACGAGGCGAGGATGAAAACGAGGATGTAGATGATGTCTGA
- the cryba1l1 gene encoding crystallin, beta A1, like 1 translates to MYRTTRSPMMQPLVSSGMGMAPFFKVTVFEQEHFQGKCLEFTSECCNIQECGLDNIRSIRVESGAWVGFEHHDFQGQQFILERGEYPHWDAYSGSISYHVERLMSLRPIYCASHQSSRMMIFERENFMGRNVEICDDYPSLQAMGWMMPEVGSMHVQCGAFVCYQYPGYRGQQYIMECERHSGDYQHWRNWGSHCQTPQIQSMRRIQH, encoded by the exons ATGTACAGAACTACCAGGTCCCCAATGATGCAGCCACTGGTCAGCTCAGGAATGGGCATGGCTCCATTCTTCAAG GTGACTGTGTTTGAGCAGGAGCATTTCCAGGGCAAGTGTCTGGAGTTCACCTCCGAGTGCTGCAACATCCAGGAGTGTGGACTGGACAACATCCGCTCCATCAGGGTGGAGAGCGGAGC CTGGGTTGGTTTTGAGCACCATGACTTCCAGGGCCAGCAGTTCATCCTGGAGAGAGGAGAGTACCCTCACTGGGACGCTTACAGTGGTTCCATCTCCTACCACGTGGAGCGCCTCATGTCTCTGCGTCCCATCTACTGCGCC TCTCACCAGAGCAGTCGCATGATGATCTTTGAGAGGGAGAACTTCATGGGCCGCAATGTGGAGATCTGTGACGACTACCCGTCTCTGCAGGCCATGGGCTGGATGATGCCTGAAGTTGGCTCCATGCACGTGCAGTGCGGCGC CTTTGTGTGCTACCAGTATCCTGGCTACAGGGGGCAGCAGTACATCATGGAGTGTGAGAGACACAGTGGAGACTACCAGCACTGGAGGAACTGGGGTTCTCACTGTCAGACCCCTCAAATCCAGTCCATGAGGCGCATCCAGCACTAA
- the crybb1l1 gene encoding beta-crystallin B1 translates to MSSSDKSKTSSQTDGKAAQSKKSEMGMMAYKMYVFDQENFQGRMIEISNECMNVCEMGMDRVRSLRVECGPFVGFEQMNFCGEMYILEKGEYPRWDSWSNCQKNDYLLSFRPVRMDPEKHKICLYEVGEFKGRKMEIMDDDVPSMFSYGFTDRVGSIIVSCGTWVGYQFPGYRGSQYLLEKGEYRHFNEYGARYPQFQSVRRIRDMQWHQQGCYTMANK, encoded by the exons ATGTCCAGCAGCGATAAGTCCAAGACTTCTTCCCAGACTGACGGAAAGGCTGCCCAGAGCAAGAAGTCTGAGATGGGAATGATGGCCTACAAG ATGTACGTGTTCGACCAGGAGAACTTCCAGGGTCGCATGATCGAGATCAGCAACGAGTGCATGAACGTGTGCGAGATGGGCATGGACCGCGTGCGCTCCCTCCGCGTTGAGTGTGGACC CTTTGTGGGCTTCGAGCAGATGAACTTCTGTGGTGAGATGTACATCCTGGAGAAGGGAGAGTATCCTCGCTGGGACTCCTGGAGCAACTGCCAGAAGAACGACTACCTGCTGTCCTTCAGGCCTGTcagaatg GACCCCGAGAAGCACAAGATCTGCCTGTACGAGGTCGGCGAGTTCAAGGGCCGCAAGATGGAGATCATGGACGATGACGTTCCCAGCATGTTCTCTTATGGCTTCACTGATAGAGTTGGCAGCATCATTGTCAGCTGTGGAAC CTGGGTGGGTTACCAGTTCCCTGGATACCGTGGCAGCCAGTACCTGCTGGAGAAGGGCGAATACAGGCACTTCAACGAGTACGGCGCCCGCTACCCTCAGTTCCAGTCTGTGAGGCGTATCCGTGACATGCAGTGGCACCAGCAGGGCTGCTACACCATGGCCAACAAGTGA
- the LOC131472113 gene encoding calcium-binding protein 2-like, translated as MFMLIREPSAGGGGSQNVPAERSAKQVQAAIKKKVEKQKKQANKQGGKNGNAPAATQNHKSSRIAKMMAMAEPEDREELKEELEEKLEQMMEGRQRREEKEEEAEPIDLLPIVDSVFGQDRELRPEEIDELREAFVEFDKNKKGYISHRDLGECMRTMGYMPTEMELIELSQQICGGKIDFEDFVELMGPKMLAETADMIGVKELRDAFKEFDSNGDGQISLTELREAMKKLMGEQVTNREINEILRDVDLNGDGLVDFEEFVRMMSR; from the exons ATGTTCATGCTCATTCGAGAGCCGTCCGCCGGAGGAGGCGGGAGTCAGAACGTGCCAGCAGAGAGGAGCGcaaaacag gtGCAGGCCGCCATCAAGAAGAAAGtggagaagcagaagaagcaaGCCAACAAGCAGGGAGGAAAAAACGGAAACGCTCCCGCTGCTACTCAGAATCACAAGTCCAGCCGCATCGCCAAAATGATGGCCATGGCAGAgccagaggacagagaggagctgaaggaggagctggaggagaagctGGAGCAGATGATGGAGGgacgacagaggagagaggagaaagaggaggaggcagagccCATCGACCTCCTGCCCATAGTGGACTCTGTGTTTGGACAG GACagagagctgagaccagaggaGATTGATG AGCTCCGTGAGGCATTCGTGGAGTTTGATAAGAATAAGAAGGGATACATCAGTCACAGAGACCTGGGAGAGTGCATGAGGACCATGGGATACATGCCCACAGAGATGGAGCTCATTGAGCTCAGTCAGCAGATTT GTGGAGGGAAAATAGATTTTGAAGACTTTGTGGAGCTGATGGGACCCAAGATGCTGGCAGAGACAGCTGACATGATTGGAGTCAAAGAACTACGTGATGCCTTCAAAGAG TTTGATTCCAATGGAGACGGTCAGATCAGTTTGACTGAGCTGCGTGAGGCCATGAAGAAGCTGATGGGAGAGCAAGTGACCAACCGGGAGATCAACGAGATCCTCCGAGACGTCGACCTCAACGGGGACGGTCTGGTGGACTTTGAGG AGTTTGTGCGAATGATGTCCCGCTGA